One segment of Variovorax sp. PAMC28562 DNA contains the following:
- the secB gene encoding protein-export chaperone SecB, with translation MADTLDPVFQIQRVYLKDLSLEQPNSPGILLEQEQPTVDIQLGVDAQPVTEGIYEITVSATVQTKIQDKTVFLVEAKQAGIFEIRNLPEDQMGPILGIACPQIVYPYLRGNVADVIQRGGFPPVHLAEINFQAMYEQQQAQAAGQPQAITTQ, from the coding sequence ATGGCAGACACCCTCGATCCCGTGTTCCAGATTCAACGCGTCTACCTCAAGGACCTGTCGCTCGAGCAGCCGAACTCGCCCGGCATCCTGCTGGAGCAAGAGCAGCCGACGGTCGACATCCAACTCGGCGTCGATGCCCAGCCGGTGACCGAAGGCATCTACGAGATCACCGTGTCGGCCACCGTGCAGACCAAGATCCAGGACAAGACCGTGTTTCTGGTCGAAGCCAAGCAAGCCGGCATCTTCGAGATCCGTAACCTGCCCGAAGACCAGATGGGTCCGATCCTAGGCATCGCTTGCCCGCAAATCGTCTACCCGTACCTGCGCGGCAACGTCGCCGACGTGATCCAGCGCGGCGGCTTCCCGCCGGTGCACCTGGCCGAGATCAACTTCCAGGCTATGTACGAGCAGCAGCAGGCGCAGGCCGCCGGTCAGCCGCAGGCGATCACGACGCAATAA
- the grxC gene encoding glutaredoxin 3, producing the protein MQPVKMYTTAVCPYCIRAKQILKAKGVEQIEEIRIDSDPAARATMMEVTQRRTVPQIFIGDTHVGGCDELMALDSRGGLVPLLQGTQSASV; encoded by the coding sequence ATGCAACCCGTAAAGATGTACACCACCGCCGTTTGCCCGTACTGCATTCGCGCCAAGCAGATTTTGAAAGCCAAGGGCGTCGAGCAGATCGAAGAGATCCGCATCGACAGCGATCCGGCCGCACGCGCCACGATGATGGAAGTGACACAGCGCCGTACCGTGCCGCAAATCTTCATCGGCGACACGCACGTCGGTGGCTGCGATGAGCTGATGGCGCTCGACAGCCGCGGCGGCCTGGTGCCTTTGCTTCAAGGGACGCAGAGCGCGTCCGTCTGA
- a CDS encoding outer membrane protein assembly factor BamE — MRGRNWIHGWAAVCLVALLTMLAGCDNQAIRELEEGVATEADVRARFGQPENVWDAPGSPGSRVFEYNRQPQGQKNYMITIGPDGRMTALRQVLTPENFAKVQAGMPMEVLRKLLGKPAKVTPYALKRETEWEWRWVQPPNSPMVFTAVLNDDQRVVRSGSSPDKGTEAP, encoded by the coding sequence ATGCGCGGACGAAACTGGATTCACGGGTGGGCGGCCGTCTGCCTTGTGGCACTGCTGACCATGCTGGCGGGCTGCGACAACCAGGCCATCCGCGAGCTGGAAGAGGGCGTTGCGACCGAAGCGGACGTGCGCGCCCGGTTCGGGCAACCCGAGAACGTCTGGGATGCGCCCGGATCGCCTGGCAGTCGGGTGTTCGAATACAACCGCCAGCCGCAAGGCCAAAAGAACTACATGATCACCATCGGCCCCGACGGCAGAATGACCGCGCTGCGACAGGTGCTGACACCCGAGAACTTTGCCAAAGTGCAGGCCGGCATGCCGATGGAAGTGCTCCGCAAGCTGCTCGGCAAGCCGGCCAAGGTCACGCCCTATGCGCTAAAGCGCGAGACCGAATGGGAATGGCGCTGGGTGCAGCCGCCGAATTCGCCGATGGTGTTCACTGCGGTGTTGAACGACGATCAACGCGTGGTGCGCAGCGGCTCTTCTCCAGACAAGGGGACCGAGGCGCCCTGA
- the metG gene encoding methionine--tRNA ligase, which translates to MSPRKLFVTTALPYANGKFHIGHIMEYIQADIWVRFQRMQGAEVNFVCADDAHGAAITIAADKAGITPQAFVAEIAAGRKPYLDGFHIAFDNWSTTDSPENHQLAQEIYRDLRDKAGLVTVKTVEQFYDAAKGMFLADRFIKGECPVCHSKDQYGDNCEVCGAVYAPTELIDPYSALSGVKPELRSSEHFFFKLSDPRCEAYLKNWTTAPGHVQTEVQNKIREWLYKDEDGNGGLGDWDISRDAPYFGIEIPDAPGKYFYVWMDAPVGYLASLKNLLDKRCIELGGDGISYTEYMADPDLEQVHFIGKDIITFHTLFWPAMLHFSGRKTPDAIYVHGHLTVSGEKMSKSRGTGIDPLKYLSVGLNPEWLRYYLAAKLNGRNEDLDFNPDDFVARVNSDLVGKYINIASRAAGFIGKRFGGKLGEASGDGAELLAALRAGAADIAKLYDDRDFARALRDTMALADRVNAYVDANKPWELAKKEGMEARLHDVCTVCIEAFRLLTLYLKPVLPALALNVEAFLAIEPLTWMDANHPLAAGHVIGDYKHLMQRVDAKVLDVLFEPNEAAVPVPDLKTEVETVAADVAPGGEAIASTITIDDFTKIDLRIAKIVACEKVEGSTKLLRLTLDAGEGKMRNVFSGIASAYQPAQLVGKLTVLVANLAPRKMKFGISEGMVLAASHADEKANPGIHVLEPWPGAVPGMRVR; encoded by the coding sequence ATGTCCCCGCGCAAGCTCTTCGTTACCACTGCCCTGCCCTACGCCAACGGCAAGTTCCACATCGGCCACATCATGGAATACATCCAGGCCGACATCTGGGTGCGGTTTCAGCGCATGCAGGGCGCGGAGGTCAATTTCGTTTGTGCCGACGACGCGCACGGAGCCGCCATCACCATCGCGGCCGACAAGGCCGGCATCACGCCGCAGGCCTTCGTGGCCGAGATCGCGGCCGGCCGCAAGCCCTACCTCGACGGCTTTCATATCGCCTTTGACAACTGGAGCACGACCGATTCACCGGAGAACCACCAGCTCGCACAGGAGATCTACCGCGACCTGCGCGACAAGGCAGGCTTGGTGACGGTGAAGACGGTCGAGCAGTTCTACGACGCGGCCAAGGGTATGTTCCTGGCCGATCGATTCATCAAGGGCGAATGCCCGGTGTGCCACTCGAAAGACCAGTACGGCGACAACTGCGAAGTGTGCGGCGCGGTGTACGCGCCGACCGAGCTGATCGACCCATATTCGGCACTGTCCGGCGTGAAGCCCGAGCTTCGCAGTTCCGAGCACTTCTTCTTCAAGCTGTCGGACCCGCGCTGCGAGGCGTACCTGAAGAACTGGACCACGGCCCCCGGCCACGTGCAGACAGAGGTGCAGAACAAGATTCGCGAGTGGCTCTACAAGGACGAAGACGGTAACGGTGGCTTGGGCGACTGGGACATCAGCCGCGACGCGCCGTACTTCGGCATTGAAATCCCGGACGCGCCCGGCAAGTATTTCTACGTCTGGATGGATGCGCCGGTCGGCTACCTTGCATCGCTAAAGAACTTGTTGGACAAGCGCTGCATCGAGCTGGGCGGCGATGGCATCTCGTACACCGAGTACATGGCCGACCCCGATCTGGAGCAGGTGCACTTCATCGGCAAGGACATCATCACCTTCCACACGCTGTTCTGGCCCGCCATGCTGCACTTCAGCGGCCGCAAGACGCCCGACGCGATCTATGTGCACGGCCACTTGACCGTCAGCGGCGAGAAGATGAGCAAGAGCCGCGGCACCGGCATCGACCCGCTCAAGTATTTGTCGGTCGGCCTCAATCCGGAATGGCTGCGCTACTACCTGGCGGCCAAACTCAACGGCCGCAACGAAGACCTGGACTTCAACCCCGACGACTTCGTGGCGCGGGTCAACAGCGACCTGGTCGGCAAGTACATCAACATCGCGAGCCGCGCGGCGGGATTCATCGGCAAGCGCTTCGGCGGCAAGCTGGGCGAGGCGTCAGGTGATGGCGCCGAACTGCTCGCGGCGCTGCGTGCTGGCGCGGCGGATATCGCCAAGCTGTACGACGATCGCGACTTCGCGCGCGCCCTGCGAGACACGATGGCGTTGGCCGACCGCGTCAACGCTTACGTCGATGCCAACAAGCCATGGGAGCTAGCCAAGAAAGAAGGAATGGAAGCGCGGCTGCACGACGTATGCACCGTCTGCATCGAGGCTTTCCGTTTGCTCACGCTCTACCTGAAGCCGGTGCTGCCGGCGTTGGCGCTCAACGTCGAGGCCTTCCTGGCCATCGAGCCGCTGACTTGGATGGATGCCAACCATCCCCTTGCTGCGGGACACGTGATCGGCGACTACAAGCACCTGATGCAGCGCGTCGATGCCAAGGTGCTCGACGTATTGTTCGAGCCCAACGAAGCGGCCGTGCCCGTGCCCGATCTGAAGACCGAAGTCGAAACCGTGGCCGCCGACGTCGCGCCGGGCGGCGAAGCCATCGCTTCGACCATCACAATCGACGATTTCACCAAAATCGATTTGCGCATTGCAAAGATCGTTGCATGCGAAAAAGTCGAAGGGTCGACCAAGCTGCTGCGGCTCACGCTCGATGCGGGCGAGGGCAAGATGCGCAACGTGTTCAGCGGCATCGCCTCAGCCTACCAACCCGCACAACTGGTCGGCAAGCTGACCGTGCTGGTCGCCAACTTGGCGCCTCGCAAGATGAAGTTCGGCATCAGCGAAGGCATGGTGCTCGCCGCGAGTCACGCGGACGAAAAAGCCAATCCAGGAATCCACGTGCTGGAACCTTGGCCGGGTGCGGTGCCGGGGATGCGGGTGCGATGA
- a CDS encoding NAD(P)H-dependent glycerol-3-phosphate dehydrogenase → MKISVIGAGAWGTALAVNAAARHEVVLWARDAAQAERMSAARENVRYLRGIHFPAGMSVRAVGQGHLVADAELVIVATPVAALRSQLVSLRGTAVPVVWLCKGVESALVAPGCELGDKPFFGLLAHEVQAQVAPELLAGVLSGPSFAQEVAQSNPTALVAASRHATVRTALVEAFHGPSLRVYANDDIVGVEVGGAVKNVLAIATGLCDGLALGLNARAALITRGLAEMTRFGVALGARPETFMGLSGLGDLVLTATGDLSRNRKIGLLLAEGRSLEQSVASLGHVAEGVYCARTVVQRARYLGIDMPIAEGVVALLNGSQSTAAVVAALMGREASAEGS, encoded by the coding sequence ATGAAGATCAGCGTGATCGGCGCCGGCGCCTGGGGCACTGCGTTGGCGGTCAACGCGGCAGCGCGGCACGAAGTGGTCTTGTGGGCACGCGATGCTGCACAGGCCGAACGCATGTCAGCCGCGCGAGAGAACGTGCGCTACCTACGGGGCATTCACTTTCCCGCAGGCATGTCGGTCCGCGCGGTTGGGCAAGGCCATCTTGTTGCCGATGCCGAACTGGTCATCGTCGCGACGCCAGTGGCGGCGTTACGCAGCCAGCTCGTAAGCCTCCGCGGCACTGCGGTGCCGGTTGTATGGCTCTGCAAGGGCGTTGAATCGGCGTTGGTGGCTCCGGGCTGCGAGCTTGGCGACAAGCCTTTCTTTGGCTTGCTCGCTCATGAAGTCCAGGCGCAGGTGGCGCCAGAACTGCTGGCCGGCGTACTCAGCGGGCCCAGCTTCGCGCAGGAAGTAGCGCAGTCGAATCCCACTGCCTTGGTTGCCGCAAGCCGTCATGCAACCGTACGCACGGCGCTTGTAGAAGCTTTCCACGGTCCCAGCCTCCGCGTCTATGCAAACGACGATATCGTTGGCGTCGAGGTGGGCGGCGCCGTCAAGAACGTGCTGGCGATCGCGACCGGTTTGTGCGATGGCCTGGCGCTCGGACTCAACGCGCGTGCAGCGTTGATCACTCGCGGCCTGGCCGAGATGACGCGCTTCGGCGTGGCGCTGGGTGCGCGACCTGAAACCTTCATGGGTCTATCAGGGCTTGGCGATCTCGTTTTGACCGCCACTGGCGACCTGTCGCGCAATCGCAAGATCGGACTGCTGCTGGCAGAAGGCCGTTCGCTCGAACAGTCGGTCGCGTCGCTGGGTCACGTGGCAGAAGGTGTGTACTGCGCGCGCACGGTGGTGCAGCGCGCGCGCTATCTTGGGATCGATATGCCGATCGCAGAAGGCGTCGTGGCCTTGCTGAACGGATCGCAGAGCACGGCCGCGGTAGTCGCCGCATTGATGGGTCGCGAGGCATCGGCTGAAGGCAGCTGA
- a CDS encoding DUF3460 family protein: protein MSFFRRAHYTSEITSFIKEMKEKKPTLEAEQRAGRALLWDKHLDRGLLDEYGEARVPMQPYVYQTIVK, encoded by the coding sequence ATGTCCTTCTTTCGCCGCGCCCACTACACGTCCGAGATCACCAGCTTCATCAAAGAAATGAAGGAAAAGAAGCCGACCCTGGAGGCTGAGCAACGCGCCGGGCGAGCCTTGCTGTGGGACAAGCACCTCGACCGCGGCCTCCTCGACGAGTACGGTGAAGCGCGGGTGCCGATGCAGCCCTACGTCTACCAGACGATCGTCAAGTAA
- a CDS encoding segregation and condensation protein A translates to MRRDARSGNSDGDEVVALMPEVVDQVALARLYGEPLFAMPKDLYIPPEALQVFLEAFEGPLDLLLYLIRKQNFNILDIPMAGLTRQYLTYVDEIRHTNLELAAEYLLMAAMLIEIKSRMLLPPKKTADGEEAEDPRAELVRRLREYEQTKLHAAALSAAPQHGRDFWKGQVYIEQSLKPRFPDVDAVDLRDAWADILKRAKLVQHHHISREELSVREHMSIVLRHLQGRQFVEFEKLFDVTRGTPVLIVTFIAMLELAKETLIDITQAEAFAPIYVRLAYTPAPATHV, encoded by the coding sequence ATGCGCAGAGACGCGCGGAGCGGCAACAGCGACGGCGACGAGGTCGTCGCACTTATGCCCGAGGTGGTCGATCAGGTCGCGTTGGCCCGCCTGTATGGCGAGCCGCTTTTCGCAATGCCGAAAGACCTGTACATCCCGCCCGAGGCGCTGCAAGTTTTTCTCGAAGCTTTCGAAGGGCCGCTCGATCTGTTGCTCTACCTCATCCGGAAACAGAACTTCAACATCCTCGACATTCCGATGGCGGGGTTGACGCGGCAGTACCTCACCTACGTCGACGAAATTCGCCACACCAACCTCGAGCTGGCCGCCGAGTACTTGCTGATGGCAGCGATGCTGATCGAGATCAAGTCGCGCATGCTGCTGCCGCCTAAAAAGACGGCCGATGGCGAAGAAGCCGAAGACCCTCGGGCCGAACTGGTGCGCCGGCTGCGCGAGTACGAGCAGACCAAATTGCATGCCGCTGCCCTCAGCGCAGCGCCGCAACACGGCCGCGATTTCTGGAAAGGGCAGGTTTATATCGAACAATCGCTCAAGCCGCGGTTTCCCGATGTGGACGCGGTCGATCTGCGCGACGCCTGGGCCGACATCCTGAAGCGCGCGAAGCTCGTGCAGCACCACCACATTTCGCGTGAAGAGCTGAGCGTGCGCGAGCACATGAGCATCGTCCTGCGGCACTTGCAGGGGCGCCAGTTCGTCGAGTTCGAAAAGCTCTTCGACGTGACGCGCGGCACGCCGGTGCTGATCGTCACCTTCATCGCGATGCTCGAGCTTGCGAAAGAAACGTTGATCGACATCACGCAGGCCGAGGCATTCGCCCCGATCTATGTGAGGTTGGCATACACGCCCGCCCCAGCGACGCACGTTTAA
- the gpmA gene encoding 2,3-diphosphoglycerate-dependent phosphoglycerate mutase codes for MHKLVLIRHGESTWNLENRFTGWTDVDLTPTGVDQAKQAGRLLKAEGYEFDVAYTSVLKRATRTLWHTLDELDRTWLPVVHSWRLNERHYGGLQGLNKAETAKKYGDEQVLVWRRSYDTPPPPLEPTDPRSERGDVRYAKLAAEQIPLTECLKDTVARVLPFWNESMAPAIRSGRRLVVAAHGNSIRALVKYLDGISDSDIVGLNIPNGIPLVYELDDDLKPLRHYYLGDADAAAKAAAAVASQGKG; via the coding sequence ATGCACAAGTTGGTACTGATTCGCCATGGCGAATCGACCTGGAATCTCGAAAACCGCTTCACCGGCTGGACCGACGTCGACCTGACGCCGACCGGTGTCGACCAGGCCAAGCAGGCCGGGCGCCTGCTCAAGGCCGAAGGCTATGAGTTCGACGTGGCCTACACCAGCGTGCTGAAGCGCGCCACGCGCACGCTCTGGCACACGCTGGACGAACTCGATCGCACCTGGCTGCCGGTGGTGCATTCATGGCGTCTCAACGAGCGCCATTACGGCGGCCTGCAAGGGTTGAACAAGGCCGAGACGGCCAAGAAATACGGTGACGAGCAGGTGCTGGTCTGGCGCCGCAGCTACGACACGCCGCCGCCGCCGCTGGAGCCGACCGACCCACGCAGCGAACGCGGCGACGTGCGCTATGCCAAGCTGGCGGCAGAGCAGATTCCGTTGACCGAATGCCTGAAGGACACGGTGGCGCGCGTTTTGCCGTTCTGGAACGAGTCGATGGCACCGGCCATCCGCTCCGGTCGGCGCCTCGTCGTCGCAGCGCACGGCAACTCGATCCGAGCGTTGGTCAAATACCTCGATGGCATTTCCGATTCGGATATCGTCGGCCTCAATATTCCAAACGGCATTCCGCTCGTCTATGAACTCGACGACGATTTAAAACCGCTGCGACACTACTACCTCGGCGATGCAGACGCGGCAGCCAAAGCTGCGGCCGCGGTTGCATCGCAAGGCAAGGGCTGA
- a CDS encoding rhodanese-like domain-containing protein gives MKFIIDNWVLILIALSSGAMLAWPLIRGGAGGSLTAQGAVQLINRERAVVVDVREPDEYAAGHVTNSRNVPFDQLEAKLSNTVKNKSLPVLLMCATGARAGRALAIAKKLGYEQAQVVGGGLKGWKDANLPIEKA, from the coding sequence GTGAAATTCATCATCGACAACTGGGTGCTCATCCTGATTGCGCTCAGTTCGGGCGCGATGCTCGCATGGCCGCTGATTCGCGGCGGAGCAGGCGGCTCGCTCACAGCGCAGGGCGCGGTGCAACTCATCAACCGCGAGCGCGCAGTGGTCGTCGATGTGCGCGAGCCCGATGAGTACGCTGCTGGCCACGTGACCAACTCGCGCAACGTGCCGTTCGACCAGTTGGAGGCCAAGCTGTCGAACACGGTCAAGAACAAGTCGCTGCCGGTCTTGCTGATGTGCGCGACGGGTGCCCGCGCCGGCCGCGCGCTGGCCATCGCAAAGAAACTGGGTTACGAGCAGGCCCAAGTGGTGGGCGGCGGTCTCAAGGGCTGGAAAGACGCTAACCTGCCCATAGAAAAGGCTTGA